The genomic stretch TCCATAGTTTGGCAAGTCCGAGCGCACTTCTTTTCCTGATACGCCTCAACATGTCTGAGTTGCGACCAATAATATTGTGCCTACATTGCAGCATATCCACAAATGACCACGTTGGTAAGTTAGAACTGAATCTCGCAAGCTTTGAGGAACCTTTCCACAGGAAATCCCGGGGAagacctcggacagcacagccgatggtcggattcgaacccacaacctcccagtctccTCTTGCCGTGCCGCTGGTCATGCAtacgtgtgtgtttgttttACTTTAACCATCCTTTTACTGTTTACTTTGAGTTACTTCTTTCCAGTTGTTTCCCGTCCCGTCCCTTGACGTGAGTGACACTTAAGATTTCATGTAACATAATGTAACAGAGCATAGCATGTCCGAGAGCATAAAGCCATAAGATCTGCAGAGCAATCTTCGACGCCTGCTGCAGCTCCACCAATTTCGTCCCAACGCTCTCAAACCCACTCGATCACCAAGAGACAGCTGTCAGTCTTCGAGAAGTCATTCAACTGCTTCGTAGCTGCCAATGCAGCTTACCAGTGAAAGCCATCAAACGTTAACACAATGAAGGTCACAAAAGTCACCAAACAACAACTACTTCATTTTTTAAAGATGATGAtgggagaaaagaaaagagaattcCAAAACCTCGCGCACCCCTACAACAGGGAGggcctccccctcctcctcaagtttttcttcttcttcttcttgtacgACGTAGTCCAGGGTCAACGCGGACCGCAGCCCTACTTCAGTTTCAGGCCCCACAACCGATGCAACTAAAAAGATGAGCTATTTATagaagaacttcaccacacaccACGCTCTCCTAGCCGCCCATCATTCGGTTGGTTgaaaatgtggtggtggtggtggtggtggtggtgataatggtgaaagggcttgccgttgtcggcctcacacaaGGTTGAAAATGTGAGACGTAAGCCATATTGTAACACTTTGCATTTATCCGCGTCCCCTACCCCGCTCTTGTGAAATCGGCGATAACAGTGTCACTCTGTGCAATTGTTGGCCTTGACCTCGTGTCATGCTGTGAGGTCCCGTCTCTAAAGTGCACGAACCACATCGAAGTGTACAGTGTCTTATAAAGGCTGCCCGCTACATGCGATTTGTTGTAATGTGAAACGCACGTtaccattttttgttttttgtcacTAAGGAACAATAAAAGATATGCAACCATAATTTTGGTGCaattgcaatttgatgtaatttCTGTAAGCACTTGACATTGTGCATGCTAGAAAATTGCAAAGTAAAACAAATGGAAGTGGTGTGAGGGAAAGCTTTTTCTTCATGTGTTCTTAAACTGTCCTAAATTGGTCCCTGATGATGACCAAGGGACAGCCTCAGGAACATCATCTCATACGCCAAAACTGGCAATGTCATGATACCCCAAGGATCAGCCTTTGACATCCCAGAGACGTCATCCTTATCCCCGTCTGACAACCCTGTGATAGCCCTCTGctgacagtgtgttcttgggggtaTGCCGCTGTCTTGTCCCCTTACATTCTGAGCGTTTGTATTGGAAAGGAGTGCTTTATTAAAATAATAAAACACGATTAATTTTTCACTGGCTGCATCAAGCGAAATTTGTTCGCACTATAAAGTTACACGCCCGAGAGACCTATAGTTCAAGGCACTCCCTTATCATGCTGATACGACGTGGAGTCTGCCGCCGGTTCAATAAAGCAGGAAACCGGAAAAGGGTGACAAAGTCGTTACAAGGTCGGTGAAGGCACTTGTCACGATAGCGTTAGGCAAGGAAAGAGAGTAGTTTAGAAAGTTCACAGACGTTGAAGAGCTCTAGCTGTGACTCTGAATATAATGAACCTTTCGCACGGATGGTCCCTGCACTTCCTTGTGTTGCTCTTCGGTACAGCGCGGCCTCAAGCGAACCGTAAGTGAACCTTGAACTGTGTAAATCTCGTGAATGGTAAGGGCaccagatgtttttttttaattgtgtgTCAGCGccccgaagcaactgtgcctatgagcggtgtgcagacgtggacagaggatagaggacagcaggaaggagtgggggcagAGGGTGCCGTCGCCCCCTCCCTCCTGAGTTTTCTCTCCGGggaccctgccccccccccacccgaACTTTTGCTCCGAGGGTACCGACACCACATTTTTTATCTGTACGTGTCGTCCGAAACTGACTCACTTTCAGCTCTGTTACCGTGCAGAGTGAAAACGACCAGCTTAAAAAGTAGCAGACTAAATTAACCCGAATAGGTACCATATCCACCCAATTATCCTATGTGATACTGTATACTGTGATACCGTACCGAGTCGTTCCTAATAAGCACATAAATGGCTCCTctataggttaggttaggttgggttgggttgggttagggctcccccccctccccccctctctGCCATGAGGGACTTTCGACGATCCGAGGCCGACTtgtgagggaactgtgccgacattcgtctggaaagtctgccggaaggTCCAGGATAAAACCCCAtacggcacagccggtgcgggaaGTACAGATCGGTGCTGTTACCCTTCAGGGTGAGACTGGACGCAGAAATCGGACCTTAAAAGAATTGACGTTGCGTCTGGAATTCAGTTCTGTACCACAACCATTACGACTGCTGAGACTTGACAGATAAATAAATTTAGTAAAGTACATTGCCTAGCGCAAAGAGAATTTTAAAAATAATACAACAAGGGAGGCGACCCATCTCCGATACAGCCCCGATACCAATCCCGGCGGAGGCGACCATCAATCAGAATGACTTCGTTCTGTCTGCCAACCTGATGAGAACAGGTGTTCTCCATTTTTGGGCAATTAATACAAAATGCCAAGTatacacaaaaataaaaataaaataaaaagtgagAACGACAGAAAAAGGCTTAGCCCTCCCGCTTACAATAGACGAGGGGGtatttattggcagaaagaaagaagaaaaaagaatggaGAAAGAGGAAAGGTCGGCCAGGCAGCACGCTGGCTTGCTattcgcacccccccccccccccggaaaaaaaaaagaacaaaagaaacgaaCTAATCTAACAGGgtggctcacagggagcccaggaggcccgaatcacgcagaaagcggagcaccgccttTGTGACAGTCCACTGGCTAGACGAGGGGATTCGGAATGATGACTGGCTATTTAGTGGATGCTATGTGGTGGCAgtttctattttaacagtgtaaaaGGTGAAGAAGTGTAAAAGTAGAGATAAATGTTCCTATGTCTTTTAAAGTATATCGTTAATGTACCGTCAGGAGTGTAGCGGTAGCCTTCGCGAGGTGAAGTGAGATAAAGGAACATGGGAAGAGTAAAGCTTGCGCCGTAAAAcgagaacttcatcacatataACACGCGCAATGccatcgctcctgatttgtacgcgcctttttgtgacaattaatacAAACTGCGTTAGCATCACAAAGAGGTGTACgtctcccgctttcaacaaatcatgggacAGAAGGACGTTATTTGGGATGATGAATTTGCTAGAAGCACATGTCATGCGGTAAAGCTCCGTTTTACTTGTGTTTCATTACAGTGCAAAAGGAGAGTAAAAGTTAGGGATGTATTCCGTGTACTCTCATTTAGAGCGCCGCCCTATTGTGGAAACCCATTTTGCTGTGCATTGGAGCGGAAGTATCAGATCGAGAACTGCCGATATATCGTACATAGGCTGTTCCTCCAAAAGTACAGCACAACAGCGTATGTTGGATATATCGGCAGCAGACTATCTGAGGCTTTCGTTTCAATGTGCCTTCACTGGATCGCTCAATTTCCCACATTTGGTCATTTTGTAGCTGGGATGACAAAGTGCTACGACGAGTTGGGCTGCTTCAGCACCGGCGGTGTCTTCTACGACCCGGTACACAGACCTGTCAACTCTCTTCCTCAAGACCGCTCGAAAGTGAACACTGCTTTCATGCTCTTCGCCCGTGAAAACGGAGCAGGACACGTCCTCCGGTGGTCAAGCAGCTTGGACGATGTTCGAAGCTCTCCCTTCGATGCTTCCCGAGCGACGAAGATCATCGTTCACGGATTTTTGGACAACATCTTGATTGTCAAGTGGATGATGGTACGACTGGCGGCCGGATTCTTAGACTCGGACCTCCAGTCGAGCAGAGAACGGTTTCGTGCTTCACAAATCTTGAGCGTCTATCGGGTCGCGTTTGGCCTGGCGAATTCCCCACAAAGAACGCGTGTCCCCTGCGACGAAACAGCGTCTAATCCAGCGCCTGCATGCAGTCGTATATAGCAGGTTATCAAGAAAGCCCTTAGCCCCACGACATATAGCGTTACTATAGCGTTGTAACGTTACTATATAGTTATTGGGTCAAGGTTCAGGTCCTTGCGCCGGCACGCATTCattgttcttttttcttgcgACGTTATAGTTACATATTATTTGAGATTATTCACCATCCGTGCAATTTTGCCTATTTCCAAAACTAAAGAGGAGAGAAAAGTAATCATAACTACTCTGTTACGGATTAAGCTGTCCggaaaaggaagaaggaagaGGAGCAAGAGGGCGTGGACCTTTGGGAACGTTTTGCACGTTTTGTAAGAAAAGAGGTAAATGTTGTTAGTAGAACACGGGTTGAGCTGGGACAGCCTCCTTCCGTTCTTAACAATGTCTGTTGTGTTAATGCTTGTCTGCATTCTTCGACCAGCGCTTCAGTTTGTGCGATGTTATCGAGCTACGAGACATATATAGCACGGGGTGTTCCACAAGAGGACGTCACTGAATTAAAAAAAGACAAGATTTTCCTTCAAAAAAATTACAAACCCACTTGAAATACACTCATATAGACTTTCGCCTCAGACTGAGGCCTTCTGCAAAAATGCCGCCTTTGCTCGACATTTTTTCGGGTTTAATTAGAtgctaattagcttaattagtacgtagcacgaatgcaaacggcaAACGTCTGTATGaatgtattccaagtagttttataattttctgaagtaaaAGGACTGAAGTGAAGTACTTAGGAATTGAGTGGCATCCTATCGTGGAACGCCCTGCACATTCCTCACACGAAGTTCCCACTCCTCTTtccgtttttccttttctttttttcacgtcAATAACAGTCTGAGTAGAGTATAATGTCGCGATATGTCACTATATGCGACTATAATGTCATAAGGGATTCAAAGAGGCTTTCCCTTGCAGGATATGGCGACAGCATTTCTCCTTGAAGGCAACTACAATGTCTTCGTAGTCGactggaaaggaggaaatggcATGCCTTACACTCAGGCAACGGCTAATACCCGATTAGTCGGAGCAGAAATAGCGTTGCTTATAACCAAGTTACAGGTAAGGCGACTTTAGCAGTATAGATACACCTATACAGGTTATGACGCCGTCAGTTACCTCTATACCGCGTGGACTGCGCATGCTGGAAACACGACCTAGAAACGAAACCTGATCGCTCAAACGATATGACATAACAATTAAgtgtccgccaatcacgactgtgcttttgtttttcgtagttatggagacgagccgccatcagccgcatgggaAGCTACTGCCATAGAGAGCCTGtatttgaaatcgtctgcgacgATTGGCAGACATATGGGAACATAAGTGACCTGTTGGTAATGCATCATTttaacgtcggcacagttcccttagaagtcggtcctggacgcacattcctccaaaGCGTTAGtcttgacgttgcccacctctgtggggCGGACAACGGCGAGAACGCCACCCCTACCGCCACCACCACGCCAAGACTGGGATGTGACCCGAACATATGAACCTATGAACACCCGCGCAGTCCGCAGCATCCGCCTCCAGGAAAGGCGGTGAGGGTgttgcatgaaaaaaaaaatcatggaaATTCCTGGATTCCCTTAAAAAAGAATTATGGGAACGCCGATGGCGCAAACCCAGCAACGCGACCTGTCCACGAAGTGTAGGGGTCAGCAAATGGCAGCAGTCAACTGCTGACGACAGTGGTGTGTGCAAGTCCAAAGAATAGTCTTGGCACGGTTACCAGTGAGTAGGATTCTGGTTCCACAGTACACAGATGCCACTAGATACGAATGCAGCATTAATATTCGAACCTTGCTATTTCATGAAAGATGGCTACAGCGTTTGCTCTCTTCAGGAGCAATACGTACACATCTGGGGCCTTTGAGATGTCGACCATTCAGCCAACGCCATAAAGAAATCCTCTTCCTGTACCCCACTGTACGTCGGGATTCAGTCAACCGCCTCACACGATTTCAGACGCAGGCTTGCTGCGACTTTAGAAGCGGCTGATGACAGCTGGTATCGGTTGTTGCGGCCGCCGAAGCACAGTCGTAATGGGCGGACTCTTAATAAGCGATCAGGCAGTGTCTGTTGGATGGTGTTGATTGAGACGCATTTAATTGTTGTTTACGTCACTGTTGTCCTTTATCCTTAGGAAGCATTCGGCGTTGATCCTATGAGCTTCCATATCGTGGGCCACAGTCTCGGAAGCCACATCGCAGGATACGCGGGAGAAAGGATCAACAAAGTTGGCCGGATTACGGGTAATACAAAGATATTTTACCTGCCTTTTGGAGAAAGGGGCAAGGAAGATCATGTTGTGCTGCTGTGTACACAGGAACGCGTTCAGGATGTGCTGATGAAGTCTGACGTCACTGCGTGACGCAGCAGGACCTCATAGAAGAACAGATCAGGAGGCTGACTCATGACCCTGCCTGCCATGTTTCTGCTGCGTCACGCTGGGCTCGCTACGTCTTTTGTCTGTCGGAAGAACGGACAGCGCATGGACGAGAAAAACGCAAAACGTTCTGCGAGATCGGTCGTTATAGTGTTTCTACCGTTATCTTTCAGGCTTAGATCCAGCCGAACCTTATTTCCAGCACATGCCGCCACAAGTCAGGATTGACCGAAGTGATGCCGATTTTGTTGATATTATCCATACGGACAGTTCTCCATTCAAAGAGAATTTAAGTAAGTACCATGTTTCACATGACATGTTTGTAAAGGACTACCTTACTACTGTAACTACCTTACCTGGGAGTGACTAGTAAAGAGAGTAAATAAGAGTAGATGGAGTGTAACTATTACGTTTGCGCTCTTCCTATACTTTTTTTCGCCCATCTTACCCCTGATCACACGCCTTACTCTTCCGATACTCTCTTTACCCTGCTACGACGACTGTGACGTTGTTATACCACGCTAACATGCAGGTTCTCGTCCGCTGACTATCTGTAGTCGAAAATCGCAGCTTGTCAGGATTCACCAAAATATGTCGTGTTAGTGAGCCATCCTTTGTCGGTCCAGGTCTCAACGTGTGTACTCCCGTCCAGGTAACCCCTCTCAGTGTGTAGACGCCCAAGCCGACGTCAGGCACAGGGCATGAACGCTAAAGGGACACTCTTCATCACTGAACAAAAAGCAGTAACACAGTAACATAATTTTACTCGGCATCCAAAGTAATTTTTTCTCACTTGCAGGTTTAAGTTACACCCATGAGCAACAGTGTAACActtttcgaagcaagaagtgaACTTACGCTAAAAATGAGTGACCCCAGTGACAAATATTTTACACCTCATAAGAGCTGGGCACACTCTATTTTTTTTAGAGTGAAGCCGTCTATTCACTTCTCGCAACAGAAAACAACTATACGACTTGCCGCAGTTCAGGCCTTTCCTTTCTCGAACTGACTCGAAGGCACTGCTGATTAACAGTCTCTTCCCGTCCACAAAGGTGCGATTTTCGGACTACCCTCTCTTCTTTCCAGTTGAGGGCTTCGGAATGAGCGAGCCAGTTGGACACCTGGACTTCTATCCGAACGGCGGGGAGCAAATGCCGGGTTGTGGGGACATCACAAAGGCGGCAAAACTTGTTCTTTCTGGACTCTCAATCAGTGGTAAGTCGGAGATTCCAAGCTAGCTCTGAGGCGCAAGACCTGCGGGCTATGCAAGCGTAGTGACCTTTCGAGTTATCTCTAATCGCGCAGACAAATTTGCTGCACTCACCTGCAACCACCACATGGCAGTGCAGTACTTCTTAGAGTCCATCAACGAGAACCGATGTCTGCCAGTCGCCCATGCCTGTCTCTCCAACGAGCTATTCGATAGTGGATGGTGCGCCGAATGTGGGCTCGATGGGTCCAAGTGTGCGCCGCTTGGTTTCCACGCCGGCCGATGGCGTCGCTTCAAGGATGACTCCAGCTCTGTTCGAATGTTCCTCGACACCAGTTCACGACCACGATACTGCTGTAAGTTCTATGCGCTATGTGCACCTGGcacactgcatagcacgctcctatcctaTCATGATCCCGAGTAACATCATTGCTctcccctgttttttttttctttttgtttaagcGGGAGGtgtgtacgcccttttgtgacactcgtGATAATGGTATCAGTTTATGCAGTGATTGGCATTCTTCGTGTTacgtggcgaagttctgttttaagtgacctgggttcgaatcgtcagctgtgctgtctgggtgttttcttTAGACCCTTTAAGGGAAATATCGGTaaagttccctgtgaagtcggcccaggacacattaTCCCCCTGCATTAGACGTGATGTTGCCCGCATGATCAGATCAGATCAGCGGCTTTAGGTGTGAGCACAAGAGAGGAAAACGTGTTGTGTTTCCAGCAGCTTTATGCTATAGTTGGCTACTAGAGTGCACAAAGTTTTAATGACATCTTTTGTTCTTATTTTGCTCCGCATGGGAGCTCATAAAATCTTCTGAACTCCTAtttttgtaaccctttcccccttagtgtggcgtgtcaatgtagcctcctttcttcgcagctttgcgctcaggctacgagccgtcaaaaaaggaggcggagccaagggttaattttcggcgaatttatttcggcaattgccattgcattacgagtgggatgaTGTGGtgtactgagtaaaatgaccacggggaactcatttccgcaaagaaaacgttaggttgccttgggaaatttcggagttcgattcaagaaattaactttccgtcaattgaaatgaaataaaaatattatcaatatgtggcaaaatttattggcagaaaaaaatcccttgaccgcatgtctctctagcacctacgttttttactatgaatttctatgcAGTCACTCgtaatgatggttggctatgtcTCCACATGATGGTACCGACTTATCTTTGTACTGTTCATTTCAGTGTTCCAATACTTCCTCTCTGTGCACATGGCGAACATACCTGGTGCTCCCATAATAAATGGTCGCCTGTACCTAATATTACGTGGCACGAACGGAGAGGCAATGTTGACTCTAACACCCAAGTAAGCCACTTACAGCACTacacactctgaaaacagaacttcaccgcataggacactgtgcgccaagcattgccaggaatgatagggttatcgcttgtgattggaagacacagggaggcatacgcctttttgtgacaatttcatatatccaaagtgtcacaaaaaggcgtacgccctcctctctcttcgaatcagaagcgataaccctatcattcgtggcaacggttggtgtACAgtttgctatgcggtgaaattcgtttttaagagtacttaaaaacgaacttcaccacattgcacgctccttgccaaccatcgtCCTGAGtggcatcgttctttcccctgatttgctgaaaacagggggcgtacgcccccgttttcatcaaatcaagtgagagaacgatatcattggggaatatggttggctaggagctgtgctatgcggtaaagctctgttttcagagtgtacgtgcactcttagaaatgaacttcaccacatagcacgctcctggccaaccatgaccccgaatgacaacgttctcgcccctgatttgctgaaaacgagaggaggagcctattttgtgccattatgcacggcacaaaataggctcctcctcccgttttcaacaaatctagggcgagaacgttgtcattcggggtgatggttggctaggagcgtgctacgtggtgaagttcatttttaagagtgtatagagTTGTGGCCGCCCTTCACGTGTTTTGTTCCAGCGTCTTGATGCTGCGGCCCGCGACGAGCTACAGATTCACACCGACGACGCGCGTAGACGTCGGGGAATTGAGAGCGGTGCTGTTTAGGTACGTCAGCGCCGACTTCCTGTACAGACCAAGAATTTACGTGCAAGAGGTTAGGATCAGCTCGATGAACGTCGACGCACCACAGAGGTAGATCACGCACATTCAGTTTACTCCGTTCAGCGGGAAAttagagtatgccggaattcatTTCGgatttcttttcccgtcgacAGTAGAACAGGAGAGCCTACGGAGAGACTGTGCCCAACTGTCACGAACGGAATTCAATCTGATCAGTCTGTTCATCTGCTTCCTTGCTGACACTCGTGGAGCCTCATAAATAAAATATGTTGTAAACGAGAATCATGTGATGTTGCTGTCTGTGTAGATCTGTAGGTAGATCCGACTTTCGAATGAGAAAGTgtgtagaattttttttttattcagatACGTCAAAAACCTATAGTTACATGACGAAGGAGCTAAATTATTTTGTTATTAGGCACGAAGCACTGTTatcgtacaggttgggacaaaagtttacggaacacgcgagcgacgtactttttcttcggtgcgacaccctagcgacAGCCGGAAGCGGGTgcgttcactgtttcggaggggtgggtggatgcgctgttagcgacacgcaGTGGTCGCTCCagtgtcgcttgggtgtgcctGGGAAGTACATGTTCCCGCTGGCTGTGTGTCGCTCACAGGGCacccttccatccctccgaaacagtgaactcacccgcttccggctgcCGCTAGgatgtcgcaccgaagaaaaagtacgtcgctcgcgtgttccgtaaacttttgtcccaacctgtacaagaGACACGAACGTACAAAAAGTAACAATACAAATGACAAGTAACAGCAACAAGTGACACCCACACAAATGTGTGGGCCAGGACACAATGCTGCTTACTTGCCTATAAAGATTCAGTTAGGATTGCTGTGGATAAGAATAGTTTTTGagcacaacaactttatttacgTTGTTTTTTAAGATGGATATGGTTCTACCAGCAGTCTGGGGCTCGTTCTTGAGCGTTACACAACTAAGTACATGTAAGCATTGCTCTTTCCACAGCAGAAGCGGGTGTAACTCTCGCACCCTCTCCTTCGACAACAACAAGTATTTTAGAGCTGCTCAACAACGGGCCACTGGTCGTAGCCATTGTATAGCGAGCCGCACCATCTGCATGTCTGTTATCGAAGACAGGCTGCTTGGCAACTTTGGTCTTGGGTGTCATGACTTTAGTCTTGGGTGTATCTATTGCTAAAGTCTCCTTACTTGCACTCGAACATCATGGTCGAACACTTTACCATGATTCGTCGTAAGCTCACGGGCGAAGGCCAATCGCAACGTGTTATTTCAAATCGCTGCCTTTTCAAACGGTTTCCATGTGCTGTCGCGGTTAGTCCTGAGCgcgtcatttaaaaaaaaaattgcggtAATGAACGTTATATGTTGAGTTCAGCATCAGGCTCCTAGGCGGATTTATGCCGACATTGGCCTTACGGTGCATGAAGGAACCGAAGCACTTAGACAACACAGCTGGGATTGAAACACGGGTCACCTACAAATCTATAGATAGACACAAAGCCTAACTACCTACGGTTGTAACCACAGTACCCAAAAACACCCTAGCAACAAAGGAACTGCCTTGGGAGTCTGACAGGGCATCAATGAAGAAAGACGTAAagattttttttgttctaaAATCAATGAAGAAAGAGAGGCTATTGGTTCCTTGATGCAAAACCGCATCCCGTTATTTGCGGAATCCGTGCCCTGTGTTGTTTCCACGGGTTTGATCTCATGCGAAACTACGGTTGTCGTATATGTACTCGACAACCAAGCGAAACAAGCGCGCAGTGAACAATCGGCTGCACACGTGCGGGTGCACGTGCGGACGCGGGCCGTATTCAGAACAGCTGAACTACGGCCGGTAAGAAGGAACAACGAGGCCTCGCAAAATTGTCTTCGCGAAACTGACCAAAGACTTCACTGGTCCAGGTAAGTGGACTAGTTTCTCGTATGCGTACACGACACGCTTTGACAGCACCAGTCGGATTTGTTAAAAAGATGCGGTCACGTCGTTTCGCGGGTTATGAAGCCTTCTCGATTATACAAAGCCCTTGCTGCTACTTTTCAAAAGTGTTGCCAAATTCTCCTTCGTGTCACTACCTTGTCGCCTGCAACGAAATTCCAAGACAATGGagtgtgtactgttgtattcTGCTATGATCGCGGGTGTTGTAACGTACTGTAGACATCGGAACGAACCGACAGATCACACATAGGACCTGCACGTTGACCTGGATGACATTCGTACCATGCCTTCCAGCTTTTCTCAGCACAGTGTAACAGTGTTAACTGCAGAATCTAGTTAATTGATGCCACTCACGCCATCTGTCTGAGAAGCTCGCTTTCCTTACCGCAAGTATGCGCATGCAGTGCTGGCTTGAAACATAAAGGCCTGGGCATACGAACCTTGTGGCTAACACCAGACAGCTATGTAAGGTCGGCGCCGCTCAGGAGCATACCGGATATACAGAACATCCTGCCACTGCTGTCTCACTGTTGGTCACTGTTGGACTATACTTTGAAGTGCTCATTTCGAAAGACGACTTCAGTAAAAAATGTCGCGGAATACCCCGCTTGATAGTTCCCTTGCATTTGATTAGTGATGTCCCCACAAGATGGTTCTTCCTGTACGAGATATTTGAATGAACTGTAATGGCATGGATTAGGCTCGTCCCAGGCTGTCCTATAGGATGAGCACGACGATTTAGGATGTCCTGGTAGGTGGAACGGATGAGGCTCGTaatagggtaaggtggtctatgttgaagacacTTGAgctattttgttaatagcagtcagaataatcgcctaaattgtaccataattcgttaagtgaatccccaaacctttgagaaatgatgcacaaattactgtggtgctGAACCATGTTGTTAAGGAAGACGACAGGATTGCAGGGACACGGGAGCTCGTGAGCTTCCGCCCTCGATCTTCTCTTCCGCCATTACTGTCAGTAAATGGTTTGCCACCGATCCTTACGGACGTCTCCTGCTTCCTTATACATTCAAGTGTGTTCCGCACTAGACCCCACGACCGCATCCCGATCTTTGGCTCCCGCAAGTGACGGCGGTAATGCTACGGGACCTCGACGATCCTCCTCAGGAGATCGGAGTCACTCTACCGGAGTCACTCTACCGAAGCTG from Ornithodoros turicata isolate Travis chromosome 4, ASM3712646v1, whole genome shotgun sequence encodes the following:
- the LOC135392779 gene encoding pancreatic lipase-related protein 2-like isoform X1; this encodes MNLSHGWSLHFLVLLFGTARPQANPGMTKCYDELGCFSTGGVFYDPVHRPVNSLPQDRSKVNTAFMLFARENGAGHVLRWSSSLDDVRSSPFDASRATKIIVHGFLDNILIVKWMMDMATAFLLEGNYNVFVVDWKGGNGMPYTQATANTRLVGAEIALLITKLQEAFGVDPMSFHIVGHSLGSHIAGYAGERINKVGRITGLDPAEPYFQHMPPQVRIDRSDADFVDIIHTDSSPFKENLIEGFGMSEPVGHLDFYPNGGEQMPGCGDITKAAKLVLSGLSISDKFAALTCNHHMAVQYFLESINENRCLPVAHACLSNELFDSGWCAECGLDGSKCAPLGFHAGRWRRFKDDSSSVRMFLDTSSRPRYCLFQYFLSVHMANIPGAPIINGRLYLILRGTNGEAMLTLTPNVLMLRPATSYRFTPTTRVDVGELRAVLFRYVSADFLYRPRIYVQEVRISSMNVDAPQSRTGEPTERLCPTVTNGIQSDQSVHLLPC
- the LOC135392779 gene encoding pancreatic lipase-related protein 2-like isoform X2, whose amino-acid sequence is MNLSHGWSLHFLVLLFGTARPQANPGMTKCYDELGCFSTGGVFYDPVHRPVNSLPQDRSKVNTAFMLFARENGAGHVLRWSSSLDDVRSSPFDASRATKIIVHGFLDNILIVKWMMDMATAFLLEGNYNVFVVDWKGGNGMPYTQATANTRLVGAEIALLITKLQEAFGVDPMSFHIVGHSLGSHIAGYAGERINKVGRITGLDPAEPYFQHMPPQVRIDRSDADFVDIIHTDSSPFKENLIEGFGMSEPVGHLDFYPNGGEQMPGCGDITKAAKLVLSGLSISDKFAALTCNHHMAVQYFLESINENRCLPVAHACLSNELFDSGWCAECGLDGSKCAPLGFHAGRWRRFKDDSSSVRMFLDTSSRPRYCLFQYFLSVHMANIPGAPIINGRLYLILRGTNGEAMLTLTPNVLMLRPATSYRFTPTTRVDVGELRAVLFRYVSADFLYRPRIYVQEVRISSMNVDAPQRTGEPTERLCPTVTNGIQSDQSVHLLPC